The stretch of DNA ATCCCCAAGACTATAAATATCCACTTCCAAGAGGCACAGCAGCAGCTCAGGTTGAGTTTCAGGCTCCGcccctatttaaaggggaagtaggttATATAGCGGTTGAGGTTCCCCAGCCATCTCCTTAGGGCTGGGGCCGAAACTTCATCTCTGCCATCTTGTAGGAGTAATTGTACCCCCCGCCTGTTCTCCAGTTAACCCCATTGGCAGAGCTGCTGTGTTTGCCCCCCAGGTAGAGTCCGTTCAGGTTGGACGTATGGCAGGAGGTGTACCACCAGGCCCCCTTGTACCTCTCTGCGCAGCTGCTGGGGGAGGAGTCATTGTCTCTGTCCTTAGTGCTGAATGCTCGGTTTTTGTGGCCGGACAAGGAGTCGCCTGGAAGAGACAGGAATAGATGTGTCACTGAGCAGCGCCACCTactggctgttcctgctgaattgtgcttagtacaggggaatccctatgtgccatagttttacggtatctctctgtacaggctatgggcaaacttagggggctgttcctgctgaattgtgcttagtacaagggaatccctatgtgccatagttttatggtatctctctgtacaggctatgggcaaacttagggggctgttcctgctgaattgtgcttagtacaggggaatccctatgtgccatagttttatggtatctctctgtacaggctatgggcaaacttagggggctgttcctgctgaattgtgcttagtacaggggaatccctatgtgccatagttttatggtatctctctgtacaggctatgagcaaactaagggggctgttcctgctgaattgtgcttagtacaggggaatccctatgtgccatagttttatggtatctctctgtacaggctatgagcaaactaagggggctgttcctgctgaaattggtgcttagtacaggggaatccctatgtgccatagttttatggtatctctctgtacaggctatgggcaactttagggggctgttcctgctgaattgtgcttagtagcaggggaatccctatgtgccatagttttatggtatctctctgtacaggctatgagcaaacttagggggctgtttcctgctgaattgtggcttagtacaggggaatccctatgtgccatagttttatggtatctctctgtacaggcttgggcaaacttaggggctgttcctgctgaattggcttagtacaggggaatccctatgtgccatagttttatggtatctcctgtacaggtatgggcaaacttagggggctgttcctgctgaattgtgcttagtacaggggaatccccatgtgccatagttttatgggatctctctgtacaggctatgagcaaacttagggggctgttcctgctgaattgtgcttagtacaggggaatccctatgtgccatagttttatggtatctctctgtacagactatgagcaaacttagggggctgttcctgctgaattgtgcttagtacaggggaatccctatgtgccatagttttatggtatctctctgtacaggctatgagtaaacttagggggctgttcctgctgaattgtgcttagtacaggggaatccctatgtgccatagttttatggtatctctctgtacaggctatgagcaaacttagggggctgttcctgctgaattgtgcttagtacaggggaatccctatgtgccatagttttatggtatctctctgtacaggctatgggcaaacttagggggctgttcctgcttaattgtgcttagtacaggggaatcccaatgtgccatagttttatggtatctctctgtacaggctatgggcaaacttagggggctgttcctgctgaattgagtaCCTGCATCTCCTCCAGTGAATCCCCCCAGACTTAGGGTGTAGTTCCGAGACTCCCCCCCAATACGGAAGTTGCTGTATGAGGCAGATGTGCGATTGCTGTCAAAATCCATCAGATCCACCCGGAGCTGGAAATTTCCTGTGTTCATTTGGCAAGAAAAGGGGCGGAGACATAGAATTATAGATGCTAATTTCCATAATGATACATTTCATGATATAAAAATGGCACCGGGCAATTGTGgccccaacccccccccttgTCATTAACAGTAGCCATGGGGCCTCAAGCTTGGCTTCCTACAGGACCCCAGACCCAACAGGTGACAAATAGGAGGTAGGGGTGCTACTATAAGGCTACCCCACATATTGATGACCTCAAGTTAAAGGCTAACTAATCCTCTGACTAACCTGCCCATTACAAGGCAGACTGAAGAGGATGTGTGTCACTCACCGGTTGCTGTGAGGAGGTGGAGATTCTCGTTCCCCAACCAGAACTCACTGTCTTGTCGGCCAAACCCTCTCTTGTAGGAGTCCCACTCTTGGAAAAAATCAACCAAGCCGTCCTTGCGCCTCTGGAACACCTGAGGGGATAAAGGGAAAACCCAAAAGCGTTTGGCTTTAGATGGTTctgaccaacctgtagccaatgagaacatgagaacattcacaaggagaggacaatctgtagccaatgagaacatgagaacatttacaaggagaggacaatctgtagccaatgagaacatgagaacattcacaaggagaggacaatctgtagccaatgagaacatgagaacattTACAAGGAGAGGACAATTTCTACCAATGAGAACTTTAAGAAGGTGTaaccaatgagaacatgagaacattcacaaggagaggacaatctgtagccaatgagaacatgagaacattcAGAAGGAGAAgacaatctgtagccaatgagaacatCGGAACATTTACAAGGAGAggacaatctgtagccaatgagaacatAAGAACAGTAACAAGAAGAggacaatctgtagccaatgagaacatgagaacattcacaaggagaggacaatctgtagccaatgagaacatgagaactttcacaaggagaggacaatctgtagccaatgagaacatgagaacattcACAAGGAGCGGACAATATGTAGCCAATTAAAACATTAGAACATTCACAAGGAGAGGACAATTTGTAGtcaatgagaacatgaga from Xenopus tropicalis strain Nigerian chromosome 8, UCB_Xtro_10.0, whole genome shotgun sequence encodes:
- the LOC116406577 gene encoding ficolin-1-B-like, coding for MSGWVQSFLLLVAAILSSAEETCPDVKVIGVGASDKLTILRGCPGTPGIPGPQGPTGPAGAKGEKGFPGIPGKMGPTGLKGEKGITGQTGQKGDKGDPGIPAAGTAQNCKEWLDQGASISGWYTIYRPNGLPLPVFCDMETDGGGWIVFQRRKDGLVDFFQEWDSYKRGFGRQDSEFWLGNENLHLLTATGNFQLRVDLMDFDSNRTSASYSNFRIGGESRNYTLSLGGFTGGDAGDSLSGHKNRAFSTKDRDNDSSPSSCAERYKGAWWYTSCHTSNLNGLYLGGKHSSSANGVNWRTGGGYNYSYKMAEMKFRPQP